The following is a genomic window from Carassius gibelio isolate Cgi1373 ecotype wild population from Czech Republic chromosome B20, carGib1.2-hapl.c, whole genome shotgun sequence.
CCTACTAGATTTTGCcaaacaatggtaaatgtgagCATAGTACTCATAATTTTTTAGACATTTGGACATTTGAACAAACCCATTAAATTTTGATGCGTACTTGTCCCACACCATTTATGCTATGGAAATGAATGATACCTTATATCGTTGCAAACTTGACTTTGTTTTCCAGTTGTCTTATAAATGCTTGTACAGTACATCCCAGTGTTCGGAAATTGTGTAAAGCTGGCCAGTCAGATTGGAGCCTGGCGATTTCAAGAAAGCTCTTAACATTTTTGTGTACAATTTTGGATATCCCTTACCAGGGTGACTTTCCTCTCAACGGCCCCAGAGTTGGGCAGGTTATCATTGCTCTTGATGGCCTGATAGGCCTTGTGGAGCTTCCAGGCGATGCCAGTGTAGGAGAACAGGATGACTGCACATGGGATCAGGGTGCACAGGATGGCCAAAGCCATAATGAATGAAGAGCCATTTAAGGAGTGCTGGTACCCGGTCCAGTCCACAGAGCAGGCCAAACCGTAGGGTTCCGCCCCATATCCTCCCCATCCCAGAAAAGGAAACACTGCCCAGAGCAGAGAATACAGCCAGATCACACCGATCAATATACTGATAGTTTTTCTTCGAAACTTGCTACCTGGAACAGAGAgataagaaaaagttatttaatgcTGTTCTTCATAGGGGAAAGCTTTTTCTTCAGAGTTTTTAATCAAACATATAGAGGTCTAGAAATAGAGTTTAGCCATGCCTAAAGACAACTGAAGAATCCTCCAGTAAATCCCACTGCCAATAACCTATTTTTCCTCATTTAGAGTTCCTTTGTAAATGGAAAGGCAACATGAAGGCAATTAACAGGTTGgtaatttgaaaatgaaaagaaaatcagGGCACTGAGAAACTGTCtaattgaaaatgaaaagaaaaacagagcaaTCTGAAACTGTCTAATTGGAAAACAATTGGGTGTAAATAGATCCCTCAAATTTTAGATGAACCATCGTTATGCTTATCTGTATTGTCCTTTGACCTTTTCATGCATATTTAAAGATTTCATGGATAGATGTTCCTTGTGTTTTGCGAAAAAGGAAATGAGCAGTTATGGGTTTGGTACAATTTAATTAGATTCCATGAGTTCTGGCATTTGTGGTGGCAAAGTTATTATTTGTGGCTTCCTGACATTTGTGATAATCCTGCTTCCTTGATTAAACAATAGAATCATTGAAAAACACAAAGATGTTTCATCTCTCCATTCTGATTTTGATTGCACAACTGTGATTACATTGTCATTTgcatttctaatcttttttttttttttttttttttgaaaattatacattttgtagAAGAGATTTGGGCTAgttgcaacactttttttttacagtgaatattTATTAGTCTGGGTTTAGTTTTGAAAATCAAGTGGCATGGACTCAAACTTTAAAATCTTGGCGACAAAAAAGCTACTGAACATTTCcactattaaaacaaaaaacccCAAACCCAACATTCTTAGATGCAACAACAATGAAATTCAATTAAATGCTGATTAATGAACtaatgaatgtttttacattttaaaatcctgtttttaaatgtcatttaggCCTTAATGGAATCAGCACAGCACCTGATTTTGGAGGGTTTCCTGTCACCAGATATCTCACCAACCCCATGACGGCCAGGGTCATGATGCTGGCCACGCTGAAGATCATACCCATCAGACCATAGTACAGACAGGAAGGGTCACCTCCAATCCAGGCATGGTTGAAGGCAGAGGCGATTGAGAGCGGGTACATGCTGAGAGCCATACCAATGTCAGTGACAGCCAGATTGACTGTGAGGAGCTCAGGAGCCTTGAGAACGCTGTGACGCCAGGCAGCTGTTACAAGGACGGCTGCATTTCCCAGGATGGAGAgaatggctgaaaaaaaaaattttttttaaatcttattcctGATCAATGAAGTAAATAGCAAGATTGTGTTTCAATTATGATTTTAGAGACTTGTAACATTGTACTGTATCTTCACCTGTACTGAAATACAGATAATATAATATCACATTAATCCAGCCAAAGTAGAATAAATGTTTACGGCTCTTGTTATATTTGGCTGCCTGTTAGATACCAAACAATTTCAattttaaatggcaaaaataatatttttgttgttgttgttgttgatgatgtcaattattttaattgtccaactttaaataaaattaaatcattttattttaattattgttaaaaaattcgcagaaaataaaaaaagctaattgaTCTCCAAGCGATTATTttagcgcgcgcacacacacacttttttaaatttttaaaaaaaaaaattttattaaatttttcaaaTAGTACAATATGTCATATAAACTTGAACTTAAATTAACATCAAGAACTCGTTtgaggagaaaataaataaagatgtgcTCGCATTTAAAACAGTACAAACTCACATCATAtcaagtaagaaaaataaaaaatacaaataaaaataaaataaaaataattacaggggctgacaaaacaacataaatgctTCAAGCGTGTTTAAGAACATAGGACATACCATCCATATATATCATCACTTGAAATTTGTTAAACGAAGAGTTATTGATCCCAATATTTAACCATCGATAAACATCCTTCCAAAACCCCATTGTGACTgaacaagagaaaaaaaggtgttcAATTGTTTCGTGTTCTGTCATACAAAAAACACACCGATTAACTTCAAAATTAAACCTCTTCCTTAGGGTTTCAGCAGCaggataaatattatttattaatttgaactGAATTTCTTTTACCTTGGGTAACATTGGCCATTTAAGATAGCTACAACTAGTCTTTGTTAATGTAACTTGATTAtctgttatctttatttttgttgGCTTTTTGATATCATAGAATAATTTTTCTTCAAACACACTTCCAAGTATTTTGTTATCACATTTTCTTTCTCCAAATTCCAATTCACCAATTTTTAATTCAGGAAGTTTAACAGTCACATTTGAATTTGTGAGGATACTTTTAATCATGAATTTTAAGGCAAGTGGAATAGCTCTACTGATTTGGTTAAATTCTCTATAAGAGCATTTCAAATTAAACTTATTGACAAAGGAATTAAACTGCAACAGACTGCCATTTTTATCCATCAAGTCCGTAACGTAAAGAACATTTTTACCATCCCATTCTTTTTTAAATAGTGTCTTTCTGTTAATTAATATGGTTCTATTATTCCACAAGGTGGAACTATGCGGCGTGAAGTTGTGAGTGAACATCATTTTCCAGTAGAGCAGTATCTGTTTATGGAAGTCAGACAGTTTGATTGGAAGTTTAGTTATTTCAAAGTCACAACTTAACAAAAATTCTAATCCACCaacattttggaaaatatattttggtatgtGGAACCATATGGAATTTGATTGTGTCAAATAAGCTTTAACCCAGTTTAACTTTAATACACCTATCATGGATTCAAAGTCAGAAGCTTTCAGCCCACCATGTTTATAGTCTTTAACCATCACAGACTTTTTAAGGTAGTGTGTCTTATTTTTCcatatgaaattaaaaatgattgaATTTACCTTTTAAATCATTTGAGGGGGGACATAAAGAGATTGACAAGGATATACTAATTTTGATAAACCTTCTGCTTTTGTTAGTAAGATTCTACCAAGAATCttacatgaacatctgctgtttatttctctcgatgtgcacacttttatagcattatgtgtattaTTGGGATCGcatatcatttgagtcagttcgggagttcgtagcgggttcgcgaatcatttgagccagttcgggagttcgtagcggattcgcgaatcatttgagtcagttcgggagttcgtagc
Proteins encoded in this region:
- the opn8a gene encoding opsin 8, group member a; translated protein: MDRYTSKLSPAVDYGAGVFLLVVAILSILGNAAVLVTAAWRHSVLKAPELLTVNLAVTDIGMALSMYPLSIASAFNHAWIGGDPSCLYYGLMGMIFSVASIMTLAVMGLVRYLVTGNPPKSGSKFRRKTISILIGVIWLYSLLWAVFPFLGWGGYGAEPYGLACSVDWTGYQHSLNGSSFIMALAILCTLIPCAVILFSYTGIAWKLHKAYQAIKSNDNLPNSGAVERKVTLMGILISAGFIVSWTPYVFISLWTMFHSDGKDSVAPIVSLLPCLFAKCSTVYNPLVYYVFRKSFRRELRQIRMYCCWGAVNKMTLCIGAESSEDTSRAQETAEE